The following is a genomic window from Funiculus sociatus GB2-C1.
TACTAGGGGCTGCCGAAGGCGTAGCTAGTAAAGCTCAACAACAAATTAATAATCAAGTGGGGAGGGAGATTATAATCGCTTCATATTCCCCCTCTTTTGGATTTGAAAGAAACGAAGAAGAATGTTTGAAAATTGTTGACATGATTAACAAGTCAGGCGCTACAACTTTGGCAATAGGGGTTGGTGCGCCTAAGCAAGAGAAGTGGATTTTAAAGTATAGAAATCAGTTGCCAAAAATTAAAGTATTTTTGTCAATAGGTGCTTCTCTTGACTTTGAAGCGGGCAATAAACAACGCTCTCCCAAATGGATGAGTGATGTTGGCTTAGAGTGGTTGCATAGACTTTTATCTGAGCCTCAAAGGCTATGGAAGAGATATTTAATAGACGACCTTCCCTTTTTCTGGTTGATTTTAAAACAAAAGATGAATCTTTATAAGACACCATTTAGAAAAGACAAGAACTCTATGAGATTGGAACGCATTAAGTGGGAATAAGCTTTTGTTCCCTGCATTGTATCTCTACAAAAATTTAACGGTAATGGCAGACAGGGGAACTGTCCGCCATTACCGTTAATAAAATCATAA
Proteins encoded in this region:
- a CDS encoding WecB/TagA/CpsF family glycosyltransferase; its protein translation is MQKVNVLNVSIDNLSKSELLEKLDSSGGIVFTPNVDHLIKLQNDRDFYKAYNIATYKVCDSQIVMYASKFLGTPLKEKLSGSDLFPAFYTYNKDNENVKIFLLGAAEGVASKAQQQINNQVGREIIIASYSPSFGFERNEEECLKIVDMINKSGATTLAIGVGAPKQEKWILKYRNQLPKIKVFLSIGASLDFEAGNKQRSPKWMSDVGLEWLHRLLSEPQRLWKRYLIDDLPFFWLILKQKMNLYKTPFRKDKNSMRLERIKWE